One genomic segment of Ignavibacteriota bacterium includes these proteins:
- a CDS encoding ATP-dependent Clp protease ATP-binding subunit, with protein sequence MEGNFSERVQEVIRLSREEALRLGHDYIGTEHLLLGIIRESHGVAVKIMVNLGVDLANLKKTIEETVKSTGGTLTIGNIPLTKQAEKVLKITQIESKIYKSDVIGTEHILLSLLRDEDNVATQILNQFNITYETARAELNNILSGKSYSPQDKPIMPFPQSKKTEKTKTPVLDNFGRDLTKLATEDKLDPVVGREKEIERVAQVLSRRKKNNPVLIGEPGVGKTAIAEGLALRIDQRKVPRILQDKRVVTLDLAGLVAGTKYRGQFEERMKALMNELEKAHDVILFIDELHTIVGAGGASGSLDASNMFKPALARGDIQCIGATTLDEYRKYIETDGALDRRFQKVMVEPPTVDETIKILDFIKFKYEQHHHVKYSNEAIIAAVKLSDRYITDRYLPDKAIDVLDEAGSRVHMGNFTVSEDILILEQKVEKIKQEKIDVVKQQDYEQAARLRDQERQLQIELETAKNDWEEKTKNEVYDVSEEVIGTVVSMMTGIPVTRVVQAESEKIMRMEEVIKRKIVGQDDAVTRLSKAIRRTRAGLKNPNKPIGSFIFLGPTGVGKTQLAKELAKYLFDSEDSLIRIDMSEYMEKFAVSRLVGAPPGYVGYEEGGQLTERVRRKPYSVVLFDEIEKAHPDVFNILLQVLDDGQLTDSLGRRVDFKNTIIIMTSNVGTKNIKATGSYGFGNESSSDTYSNLKSTVQDAMKNLFNPEFLNRIDETIVFRNLEKEDIKKIASVEMKDLINNLKENKMKIILDESAEDFISEKGFDPKYGARPLRRAIQQYIEDPLAEEILREVFKEGDTIIVKRKENSDELYFIPEISNPKKEENKHKEENNPS encoded by the coding sequence ATGGAAGGAAATTTCTCAGAACGAGTTCAAGAAGTAATTAGATTAAGTAGAGAAGAAGCATTAAGACTTGGTCATGATTATATCGGTACCGAGCATCTTCTTTTAGGAATAATAAGAGAAAGCCATGGAGTTGCTGTTAAAATTATGGTAAATCTTGGCGTGGATTTAGCAAATCTAAAAAAAACAATTGAAGAAACTGTTAAATCTACCGGCGGAACTTTAACAATCGGAAATATTCCTTTAACTAAACAAGCGGAAAAAGTTTTAAAAATTACTCAAATTGAATCAAAAATTTATAAATCAGATGTAATTGGTACGGAGCATATTCTTTTATCTTTGTTAAGAGATGAAGATAATGTTGCCACACAAATCTTAAATCAGTTTAATATAACTTACGAAACTGCAAGAGCCGAACTTAATAATATTCTAAGCGGAAAAAGTTATTCTCCGCAAGATAAACCGATAATGCCTTTTCCACAAAGTAAAAAAACGGAGAAAACAAAAACTCCGGTTTTGGATAATTTTGGTAGAGATTTAACAAAATTAGCTACTGAAGATAAATTAGATCCGGTTGTTGGGCGAGAAAAGGAAATTGAAAGAGTTGCGCAAGTATTAAGCAGAAGAAAAAAGAATAATCCCGTTTTAATTGGTGAGCCTGGAGTTGGAAAAACAGCAATTGCAGAAGGGTTAGCTTTAAGAATTGATCAAAGAAAGGTTCCAAGAATTCTACAGGATAAAAGAGTTGTTACACTTGATTTAGCTGGATTAGTAGCGGGGACAAAATACCGCGGTCAATTTGAAGAAAGAATGAAAGCATTGATGAATGAATTAGAAAAAGCTCATGATGTAATTCTTTTTATTGATGAACTTCATACAATTGTGGGAGCAGGCGGAGCATCTGGTTCACTTGATGCATCAAATATGTTTAAACCGGCTTTGGCAAGAGGAGATATTCAATGTATTGGCGCAACAACTTTAGATGAATATAGAAAATATATTGAAACAGACGGTGCTTTGGATCGAAGATTCCAGAAAGTTATGGTTGAACCGCCAACCGTAGATGAAACAATTAAAATTTTAGATTTCATCAAATTTAAATATGAACAGCATCATCATGTAAAATATTCTAATGAAGCAATAATAGCTGCTGTAAAATTAAGTGATAGATATATTACTGATCGGTATTTACCTGATAAAGCAATTGATGTTTTAGACGAAGCTGGTTCCCGAGTTCACATGGGAAATTTTACAGTTTCCGAAGATATTTTAATTCTTGAACAAAAAGTTGAAAAAATCAAACAAGAAAAAATTGATGTTGTAAAACAGCAGGATTACGAACAAGCTGCAAGATTACGCGATCAAGAAAGACAATTACAAATTGAATTAGAAACCGCAAAAAATGATTGGGAAGAAAAAACTAAAAATGAAGTTTACGATGTAAGTGAAGAAGTAATCGGAACAGTAGTTTCAATGATGACAGGAATTCCGGTAACAAGAGTTGTTCAGGCAGAATCTGAAAAAATTATGAGAATGGAAGAAGTAATAAAAAGAAAAATTGTTGGTCAAGATGATGCTGTTACTCGACTTTCAAAAGCAATAAGAAGAACACGTGCTGGATTAAAAAATCCCAACAAACCAATTGGTAGTTTTATATTTTTAGGTCCAACCGGTGTTGGAAAAACTCAATTGGCAAAAGAATTGGCAAAATATTTGTTCGATTCTGAAGATTCATTAATCAGAATTGATATGAGCGAATACATGGAAAAATTTGCTGTATCAAGATTAGTTGGAGCACCTCCCGGATATGTTGGTTATGAAGAAGGCGGTCAACTTACCGAAAGAGTAAGACGTAAACCTTATTCAGTTGTACTATTTGATGAAATTGAAAAAGCGCATCCCGATGTATTTAACATTCTTCTTCAAGTATTAGATGATGGTCAACTAACCGATAGTTTAGGAAGACGAGTTGATTTTAAAAATACAATTATTATTATGACATCAAATGTAGGTACAAAAAATATTAAAGCTACCGGAAGTTATGGATTTGGTAATGAATCCTCTTCAGATACTTATTCTAATTTAAAAAGTACAGTTCAAGATGCAATGAAAAATTTGTTTAATCCAGAATTCCTAAATAGAATTGATGAAACAATCGTTTTTAGAAATTTGGAAAAAGAAGATATTAAGAAAATCGCTTCAGTTGAAATGAAAGATTTGATTAATAATCTAAAAGAAAACAAAATGAAAATTATATTGGATGAATCCGCCGAAGATTTCATATCTGAAAAAGGATTTGATCCAAAATACGGAGCACGACCTTTAAGAAGGGCAATTCAACAGTATATTGAAGATCCGTTAGCTGAAGAAATCTTAAGAGAAGTTTTTAAAGAAGGTGATACAATAATAGTTAAACGTAAAGAAAATTCAGACGAACTTTATTTTATCCCCGAAATTTCAAATCCAAAAAAAGAAGAAAATAAACATAAGGAAGAGAATAATCCAAGTTAG
- a CDS encoding peptidase M64 — translation MKKNIFLFLLILSTTIFSQVNFEEYFLDKQLRLDYFHSGNSEKDYYSFDELIEEPYWSGSKRKLIDTIGFGNFMFFVFELKSNKLIYSHGYSTLFQEWQTTEEAKKMDRTFSESLVFPFPKDSVRIEIHDRDEKNNFQKKHEFIVDPNSYFVKKEKLNECESFKILNSGNHSDKLDIVFIPDGYTKDEMEKFVKDSERFANYLFEYEPFKNYKNEINIWVVKAISKDSGIDIPGDTVWKSTSVNSSFYTFDSERYIMTMDNKSVRNFASNVPYDQIYILVNTDKYGGGAIYNYYSTTAVDNEASKKIFVHEFGHGLAGLADEYYTSDVSYQDFYPLDVEPWEANITTLVNFESKWKNLLNGKTQVPTSVDGKSDLELGVYEGGGYVAKGVYRSTPNSIMKAFNIDEFNIVSKKAIEKVIKHFIN, via the coding sequence ATGAAAAAAAACATCTTTTTATTTTTATTAATTCTATCAACAACAATATTTTCTCAAGTTAATTTTGAAGAATATTTTTTAGACAAACAATTACGTTTGGATTATTTCCATTCTGGAAATTCTGAAAAAGACTATTATTCATTCGATGAATTGATTGAAGAACCTTACTGGAGCGGATCAAAAAGGAAATTGATTGATACAATAGGTTTTGGAAATTTCATGTTTTTTGTTTTCGAACTAAAATCAAATAAATTAATTTATTCGCACGGTTATTCTACTTTGTTTCAAGAATGGCAAACTACTGAAGAAGCAAAAAAAATGGATCGTACTTTTTCAGAAAGTTTGGTTTTTCCATTTCCAAAAGATTCCGTTAGAATTGAAATTCATGACAGAGACGAAAAAAATAATTTCCAAAAAAAACATGAATTTATAGTTGATCCAAATTCATATTTCGTAAAAAAAGAAAAATTAAATGAATGCGAAAGTTTTAAAATACTTAATTCGGGAAATCATTCGGATAAATTAGATATAGTTTTTATTCCAGATGGATATACGAAAGATGAAATGGAAAAATTTGTTAAAGATTCCGAAAGGTTTGCAAATTATTTATTTGAATATGAACCATTTAAAAATTATAAAAATGAAATTAATATTTGGGTAGTAAAAGCAATTTCTAAAGATTCCGGAATTGATATTCCAGGAGATACAGTATGGAAATCAACATCGGTAAATTCGAGTTTTTATACTTTTGATAGTGAAAGATATATTATGACGATGGATAATAAATCAGTTAGAAATTTCGCATCAAATGTTCCTTATGATCAAATTTATATTTTAGTAAATACTGATAAATATGGCGGCGGCGCAATTTATAATTATTATTCAACAACCGCAGTTGATAATGAAGCTTCAAAAAAAATATTCGTGCATGAATTTGGTCACGGATTAGCCGGATTAGCCGATGAATATTATACTTCGGATGTTTCTTATCAAGATTTTTATCCGCTTGATGTTGAACCTTGGGAAGCAAATATTACAACTCTTGTTAATTTTGAATCTAAATGGAAAAATTTGTTAAACGGGAAAACACAAGTTCCAACAAGTGTTGATGGTAAAAGTGATTTGGAATTAGGAGTTTATGAAGGCGGCGGTTATGTTGCAAAGGGAGTTTATCGATCAACACCAAACAGCATAATGAAAGCTTTTAATATTGATGAATTTAACATTGTTAGTAAAAAAGCTATCGAAAAAGTGATTAAACATTTTATTAATTAA
- the floA gene encoding flotillin-like protein FloA (flotillin-like protein involved in membrane lipid rafts), with amino-acid sequence MEAFTGLSIVAIIGIIFLLILFTYFVPIGLFITAYFSGVKLKIFKDLVGMRLRKVPPSIIVRNLISATKAGIHLEASALEAHYLAGGNVTKVVNALISANKANLDLLFEKAAAIDLAGRDVLEAVKMSVVPKVIETPLVAAVAKDGIQLKAIARVTVRANIERLVGGAGEATVLARVGEGIVSTIGSSLTHKMVLENPDNISKSVLAKGLDAGTAFEILSIDIADVDVGTNIGAILQTDQAEADLKVARAKAEERRAAAVALEQEMRAKVVEAEAEIPLAMAEAFRNGNMGIMDYYNLKNVQSDTSMRNSIAKGDSETEKK; translated from the coding sequence ATGGAAGCATTTACAGGTCTCTCAATTGTTGCAATAATTGGAATTATATTTCTGCTTATACTTTTCACGTATTTTGTTCCAATTGGACTTTTTATAACAGCATATTTTTCCGGTGTAAAATTAAAAATATTTAAAGATTTAGTTGGAATGCGATTGAGGAAAGTACCTCCATCCATCATTGTAAGAAATTTAATTTCTGCAACAAAGGCTGGAATTCATTTAGAAGCATCGGCATTAGAAGCTCATTACCTTGCTGGAGGAAATGTTACTAAAGTCGTAAATGCTTTAATTTCTGCAAACAAAGCGAATTTGGATTTATTATTTGAAAAAGCCGCTGCAATTGATCTTGCCGGAAGAGATGTTTTAGAAGCTGTTAAAATGTCTGTTGTACCAAAAGTTATTGAAACTCCGTTAGTTGCAGCAGTTGCAAAAGATGGAATTCAACTTAAGGCAATTGCAAGAGTTACAGTTCGTGCAAATATTGAAAGATTGGTCGGTGGTGCCGGTGAAGCAACAGTTCTTGCAAGAGTTGGAGAAGGAATTGTTTCAACTATTGGATCAAGTTTAACGCATAAAATGGTTTTAGAAAATCCAGATAACATATCAAAATCTGTTTTGGCAAAGGGCTTAGATGCGGGAACAGCTTTTGAAATTCTTTCAATTGATATTGCTGATGTAGATGTTGGTACAAACATTGGAGCAATTTTACAAACTGATCAGGCTGAAGCAGATTTAAAAGTTGCAAGAGCAAAAGCCGAAGAAAGACGTGCAGCTGCAGTTGCTCTTGAACAAGAAATGAGGGCTAAAGTTGTTGAAGCGGAAGCAGAAATTCCTTTAGCAATGGCGGAAGCTTTCAGAAACGGCAATATGGGAATTATGGATTATTATAATCTTAAGAATGTTCAATCAGATACAAGTATGCGAAATTCGATTGCCAAAGGCGATTCAGAAACTGAGAAAAAATAA
- a CDS encoding BMC domain-containing protein, with protein sequence MNSIGLIELSSIAAGMQAADIMLKTSEVELILSRTICSGKYMVLVGGDVAAVQSAVETAASRIEFAVIDTFVIPNVHKDIFPALSGHSGIENLEALGIIESFSVSSLIEGADAAVKSASVRIIEIRLAMALGGKAFCTLTGEVAAVQAAVDAGANLISEKGLLVNKVVIAQPRKELMSEMI encoded by the coding sequence ATGAACTCCATAGGATTAATAGAATTATCAAGCATTGCGGCCGGAATGCAAGCCGCCGATATTATGTTAAAAACTTCAGAAGTAGAGCTAATATTATCTAGAACAATTTGCTCCGGAAAATATATGGTTTTAGTTGGCGGAGATGTTGCTGCAGTTCAATCTGCAGTTGAAACAGCTGCTTCTCGAATTGAATTTGCAGTAATTGATACTTTTGTAATTCCAAATGTTCATAAAGATATTTTTCCGGCGTTATCAGGTCATTCTGGTATAGAAAATTTGGAAGCATTAGGAATTATTGAATCTTTTTCTGTATCATCTTTAATCGAAGGAGCAGATGCTGCTGTTAAATCTGCATCCGTTAGAATAATAGAAATTAGATTAGCAATGGCTTTAGGCGGAAAAGCATTTTGTACATTAACTGGAGAAGTAGCGGCAGTTCAAGCTGCAGTTGATGCCGGAGCAAATTTAATTAGCGAAAAAGGTTTACTTGTTAATAAAGTTGTAATCGCTCAACCAAGAAAAGAATTAATGAGTGAAATGATATAA
- a CDS encoding ATP-dependent helicase, giving the protein MQKKYRLIKINKIENQIPKFDESNFEIDYQNELNPAQYEAVSSTDGAYLVIAGAGTGKTRTLVYRVARLIEMGIDPKSILLLTFTRKSAKEMMNRAAVLLDNRCSKINGGTFHSFANLTLRKYSKIIGLDSAFIILDQSDSEDVINLIRAQLDLVKLKKRFPNKQTIAKIISLSVNTGKKIEEILVEEYPHFSENIEKIIEISNLYKNYKKKSLLLDYDDLLVYLRDFLNDKIKSQILTNSIKYVMVDEYQDTNKLQADIVLGLAQHNNNIMVVGDDSQSIYSFRGANFKNIMQFPKLFKDVKVIMLEENYRSTQEILDFGNHVIDAAIEKYPKQLFTRKTGGELPAIIASTTENMQSKFIVDRILELREENIPLNDIAVLFRSSFSSFDLEIELNKANIPYLKFGGMKFIETAHVKDVLAFLRIAENPKDVVSWYRVLLLHEGVGPKKAQEIIEKISTGELNIKSHPENILSKNYKENIFNLFLALHRIHTSRQLPTELAEIVLDYYEPIFKTKYDDFNKRKKDLEIFINITENYKSLNTLLADMALDPPTESVADISEEDKEKEVLTLSTIHSAKGLEWHTVFIIHAVEGFFPSSMSYDKIESLEEERRLMYVASTRAKQNLYISYPMNIFDRHNGMTLSKPSRFIAEVSEELAEEWLLEEDF; this is encoded by the coding sequence ATGCAGAAAAAATATCGTTTAATAAAAATCAATAAAATTGAAAATCAAATACCAAAATTTGATGAAAGCAATTTTGAGATTGATTATCAGAATGAATTAAATCCCGCACAATACGAAGCAGTATCATCTACCGATGGCGCTTATCTTGTAATTGCCGGAGCCGGTACTGGAAAAACCAGAACTTTAGTTTATCGCGTTGCGCGACTAATTGAAATGGGAATTGATCCAAAATCAATTTTACTTTTAACATTTACACGCAAATCTGCAAAAGAAATGATGAATCGCGCTGCAGTTTTATTAGATAACCGATGTTCAAAAATTAATGGCGGAACTTTTCATTCATTTGCAAATTTGACTTTAAGAAAATATTCAAAAATAATTGGATTAGATTCAGCATTTATAATTCTTGATCAAAGCGATAGCGAAGATGTAATTAATCTTATTCGCGCTCAACTTGATTTGGTGAAACTTAAAAAGAGATTTCCCAATAAACAAACAATTGCAAAAATTATAAGTTTAAGTGTTAACACCGGAAAAAAAATAGAAGAAATTCTTGTAGAAGAATATCCGCATTTTTCAGAAAATATAGAAAAGATAATTGAAATTTCTAATCTGTACAAAAATTATAAAAAGAAAAGTCTCCTTTTAGATTATGACGATTTATTGGTTTATCTACGAGATTTTTTAAATGATAAAATCAAATCGCAAATTCTGACAAACTCAATTAAATATGTAATGGTTGATGAATATCAAGACACAAATAAACTTCAAGCGGATATTGTTCTTGGTTTAGCTCAACACAATAATAACATTATGGTTGTTGGCGATGATTCACAATCTATATATTCTTTCCGCGGAGCTAATTTTAAAAATATTATGCAGTTTCCAAAATTATTTAAAGATGTAAAAGTTATTATGTTGGAAGAAAATTATAGAAGCACTCAAGAAATTTTAGATTTTGGAAATCATGTAATTGATGCAGCAATTGAAAAATATCCCAAACAACTTTTTACAAGAAAAACCGGCGGCGAACTTCCGGCAATAATTGCATCAACAACAGAAAATATGCAATCAAAATTTATTGTTGATAGAATTTTAGAATTGCGTGAAGAAAATATTCCGCTTAATGATATTGCTGTTTTATTCCGTTCTTCATTTAGTTCATTCGATTTGGAAATTGAATTAAACAAAGCAAACATTCCGTATTTAAAATTTGGCGGAATGAAATTTATTGAAACTGCACATGTAAAAGATGTTTTGGCATTTTTGCGAATTGCTGAAAATCCTAAAGATGTTGTAAGCTGGTACAGAGTTTTACTTTTACACGAAGGCGTTGGTCCAAAAAAAGCTCAAGAAATTATTGAAAAAATTTCTACGGGTGAATTAAATATTAAATCTCATCCGGAAAATATTTTGAGTAAAAATTACAAAGAAAATATTTTCAATTTATTTCTTGCACTTCATAGAATTCATACAAGCAGACAATTACCAACTGAATTAGCCGAAATTGTTTTAGATTATTACGAACCAATTTTCAAAACAAAATATGATGATTTTAACAAGCGGAAAAAAGATTTAGAAATTTTTATAAATATAACTGAAAATTATAAATCGCTAAATACACTTTTGGCTGATATGGCATTGGATCCGCCGACAGAAAGTGTTGCAGATATTAGCGAAGAGGATAAAGAAAAAGAAGTTCTAACGCTTTCAACAATTCATTCTGCAAAAGGTTTGGAATGGCATACGGTTTTTATTATTCATGCAGTCGAAGGATTTTTTCCATCAAGTATGAGTTACGATAAAATAGAAAGTTTGGAAGAAGAACGAAGGCTTATGTACGTTGCTTCAACGCGTGCAAAACAAAATTTATACATTTCATATCCCATGAATATTTTCGATAGACATAATGGAATGACACTTTCAAAACCTTCTCGATTTATTGCAGAAGTAAGTGAAGAACTTGCAGAGGAATGGCTTTTAGAAGAGGATTTCTAA
- a CDS encoding 4Fe-4S dicluster domain-containing protein — MDLSEKIFNAGVVGAGGAGFPTHLKAKSNVEIILANGAECEPLLHKDYEIMLNHAPEIVFGMKLMYESTNAKKGYFGIKSKNAAAISKIEPLLKNSNIEMSILGDFYPSGDEYELVYHATKRLIPPKGLPLDVGCVVNNVETYFNIYNASNNIPVTKKFICVTGAVKNPSSFFVPIGTSFKEILNFVGGATTREFGIFVSGIMMGKLSFNLDEVVTKTTAGLIILPKDHYLINRMNRPKESMNRIGKSACDQCSYCTEFCPRYLLGYDVQPHKVMRSLGFSTSGEKVWNQYADLCCSCGLCSLYACPEDLYPREACDQGKNYLKENSIKFVQQKPLKVHPIKEGRRVPIKQLMKRLNIENYNQHTPYISNFPEPERVKIMLKQHVGFPAISIVKIGDKINSGELIANIEKGKLGALIHASISGKVKEVTSDFIIIEK, encoded by the coding sequence TTGGATTTATCAGAAAAAATATTTAATGCCGGAGTTGTTGGAGCTGGCGGTGCCGGATTTCCAACTCACTTAAAAGCAAAATCCAATGTTGAAATAATTTTAGCAAACGGAGCAGAATGCGAACCATTACTACATAAAGATTATGAAATTATGTTAAATCATGCTCCGGAAATTGTTTTCGGAATGAAATTAATGTACGAAAGTACAAATGCTAAAAAAGGTTATTTTGGTATAAAATCAAAAAATGCTGCCGCAATTTCTAAAATTGAACCGCTTCTGAAAAATTCAAATATTGAAATGAGTATTTTAGGTGATTTTTATCCTTCCGGCGATGAATATGAATTGGTTTATCATGCAACAAAAAGGTTAATTCCTCCGAAAGGTTTGCCGTTAGACGTTGGCTGCGTTGTTAATAATGTTGAAACTTATTTTAATATTTACAACGCTTCAAACAATATTCCGGTAACAAAGAAATTTATTTGCGTAACTGGAGCTGTAAAAAATCCATCTTCATTTTTTGTTCCGATTGGAACATCATTTAAAGAAATTCTTAATTTTGTTGGAGGAGCTACCACTCGAGAATTTGGAATTTTCGTTTCCGGTATAATGATGGGAAAACTATCATTTAATTTAGATGAAGTTGTTACAAAAACAACTGCCGGATTAATAATTTTACCTAAAGATCATTATTTGATAAATAGAATGAACCGACCAAAAGAAAGTATGAATAGAATTGGAAAATCGGCATGCGATCAATGTAGTTATTGTACTGAATTTTGCCCGAGATATTTGTTGGGATATGATGTTCAACCACACAAAGTAATGCGCTCATTAGGATTTTCAACATCTGGAGAAAAAGTTTGGAATCAATATGCGGATTTATGCTGTTCTTGCGGACTTTGTTCACTTTACGCTTGCCCTGAAGATTTATATCCAAGAGAGGCTTGCGATCAAGGGAAAAATTATTTAAAAGAAAATTCAATAAAATTTGTCCAACAAAAACCTTTAAAGGTTCATCCAATAAAAGAGGGAAGGCGCGTTCCAATTAAGCAATTGATGAAAAGGTTAAATATTGAAAATTATAATCAGCATACTCCATATATAAGTAATTTTCCAGAACCTGAAAGAGTAAAAATTATGCTAAAACAACATGTTGGATTTCCGGCAATCTCAATTGTAAAAATTGGTGATAAAATTAATTCGGGTGAATTAATTGCAAATATTGAAAAGGGAAAATTGGGAGCACTTATTCATGCTTCAATTAGTGGTAAAGTAAAAGAAGTAACTTCTGATTTTATAATAATAGAAAAATAA
- a CDS encoding orotate phosphoribosyltransferase has translation MTNQELLQMFYNSNALLEGHFLLTSGRHSNRYFQCAKVLQYPNYTEKICKVIADYFKDFKIDTVISPAIGGIVVGQEVARQLNKKFIFAEREDKNLTLRRGFEINDNENILVCEDVVTTGGSVFEVIEIVKNAKANVVGVGMIVDRSNGKVNFGVPQKSTIQLEVISYQPEECPICKTNIPLVKPGSRKIK, from the coding sequence ATGACAAATCAAGAATTATTACAAATGTTTTATAATAGCAATGCCCTTTTAGAAGGGCATTTTTTATTAACTTCCGGAAGACACAGCAATCGATATTTTCAATGTGCAAAGGTTTTACAATATCCTAATTATACAGAAAAGATTTGCAAAGTTATTGCGGATTATTTTAAGGATTTTAAAATTGATACGGTAATTTCTCCGGCAATCGGCGGAATTGTTGTTGGTCAAGAAGTTGCTCGTCAGTTAAATAAGAAATTCATTTTTGCCGAAAGGGAAGATAAAAATTTAACATTACGCAGAGGTTTTGAAATTAATGATAACGAAAATATTTTAGTTTGCGAAGATGTTGTAACAACCGGCGGTTCCGTTTTTGAAGTTATTGAAATTGTTAAAAATGCAAAAGCGAATGTTGTTGGCGTGGGAATGATTGTTGACCGAAGCAACGGAAAAGTTAATTTTGGTGTTCCGCAAAAAAGTACAATACAATTGGAAGTTATTTCCTATCAACCGGAAGAATGTCCAATTTGCAAAACAAATATTCCGCTTGTAAAACCAGGTTCGAGAAAAATTAAATAA
- a CDS encoding serine/threonine-protein phosphatase produces MEQKRLYKTIDALASKHFESESELLHDVLKQLIENSDINISGGRIWVLNVEEKSYFLMHQMGKVQRIKKDFKLTLEENPILNVVSKYRTILANETNEVLLKKGIFKYSASGIGSKKKIGDNSYYEYLLAVNSNEIKDELRYILNIVATVLTSKIRERRLSFSRKNLIADIDKAKQLQRSILPEHEYKFHGYDIFGVTIPAEIVGGDFYDYIKVGDDEERLGIVVGDAASKGLSASAEAMYISGAIRMAGNFQMKISPMMNRMNKLVNKIFSDDKFASLFYGELSDDKKGLFLYANAGHNPPMFYHNKTNKILMLEPTGPLLGPAPNSKYETDSINFSSGDVLVIYSDGITEAANNAFEFYEENRLANLIIVNKSKTPKQIAALIIEDVQKFSTADSKYQDDKTIVVIKRN; encoded by the coding sequence ATGGAACAAAAAAGATTATATAAAACAATTGATGCGCTTGCATCAAAACATTTTGAATCTGAAAGTGAACTTCTGCATGATGTTCTAAAACAACTAATTGAAAATTCAGATATTAATATTTCCGGCGGTAGAATTTGGGTTTTAAATGTTGAAGAAAAATCATATTTCTTAATGCACCAAATGGGGAAAGTTCAAAGAATTAAAAAAGATTTTAAACTTACTCTTGAAGAAAATCCTATACTAAATGTTGTTTCAAAATACAGAACAATTTTGGCAAATGAAACAAATGAAGTTTTACTTAAAAAGGGAATATTTAAATATTCCGCATCCGGCATTGGATCAAAGAAAAAAATTGGTGATAATTCCTATTACGAATATTTATTAGCCGTAAACAGCAATGAAATTAAGGATGAACTTCGTTATATACTAAATATTGTTGCAACAGTTTTAACTTCAAAAATAAGAGAAAGAAGATTATCTTTTTCAAGAAAAAATTTAATTGCTGATATTGATAAAGCTAAACAATTACAAAGAAGTATTTTACCCGAACATGAATATAAATTTCATGGGTATGATATTTTTGGAGTTACAATTCCGGCAGAAATTGTTGGCGGAGATTTTTATGATTATATAAAAGTCGGTGATGATGAAGAAAGATTGGGAATTGTTGTTGGTGATGCTGCCTCAAAAGGATTAAGTGCTTCTGCAGAAGCAATGTACATTTCCGGCGCAATTAGAATGGCTGGAAATTTCCAGATGAAAATTTCGCCAATGATGAATAGAATGAACAAACTTGTAAATAAAATTTTTAGCGATGACAAATTTGCTTCACTATTTTACGGTGAATTATCCGATGATAAAAAAGGTTTATTTTTATATGCAAATGCCGGACACAATCCGCCAATGTTTTATCACAATAAAACAAATAAAATTTTAATGCTTGAACCAACTGGACCGTTATTAGGTCCGGCACCAAACTCAAAGTATGAAACAGATAGTATAAATTTTAGTTCGGGTGATGTTTTAGTAATTTATTCTGATGGAATTACCGAAGCTGCAAATAATGCATTTGAATTTTATGAAGAAAATCGATTAGCAAATTTGATTATTGTGAACAAATCAAAAACACCAAAACAAATTGCCGCATTAATTATTGAAGATGTACAAAAATTTTCAACTGCGGATAGTAAATATCAAGATGATAAAACTATTGTTGTAATAAAAAGGAATTAG